Sequence from the Hamadaea flava genome:
CGACCGGGGCGCTCAACTATCTGGTGAAGCCGTTCACCGCCGCCCAGCTCTGGGAACGGCTCTTGGCGTACGCCCGATTCCGCGGCCATCTGGCCGGGGACCGCGACCTGGACCAGGCCGAGATCGACCGGGCGGTGGCCATGCTGCACGACGCGGACGCGCCCACGGGCGCGCTGCCGAAGGGCCGGTCGGCGGTGACCGCGCAGCGCATCCTCGAGGCGCTGCGCGCCGCGCCGGGACCGGTCACGGCGATCGACGTGGCCGACGTGACCGGTGTCTCCCGGGCGACCGCGCAGCGGTATCTCGCGGATCTCGCGCACAGCGGGCGGATCGAGCTGAATCTGCGGTACGGATCGACCGGCCGTCCGGAGCATCTCTACCGCTGGCGTGGTGGCCGAACCGCCTGACGCGGCGGATCAGGCTTCCTGCGGTTCGAGTTCGGCGAAGGCGCGCGGGCTGCGCAGGAACACCGTCAGCAGCAGTACGCCGCAGACGGCCTGCTCGATGCGAAGCCAGCCGGGGAACAGTCCCGGCAGGGCCACGATGACGACGATGGCCACCGTCATGACGCCGGACAGGATGCGCAGCCGCTTCAGCGCCGGTCGTGACCCTCTCGCGGCGCGGGCCGCGAAGTAGGTGATGGCCAGGGCGCTGAGGACGACGAGGAAGGTACGCACCCAGACGGCGTCGGTGACGATGTCGGTGTGGCCGCGCAGTGCGATGACCGCGGCGAAGGTGAGGATGCTGAGGCCGAGGTAGCCGGCCGCGAGGAGTCTGACGGTACGCATGCCGAAAAGGCTCCCGGTTTCGGCCGTCGTGGTCTTCGGCGTGGGAGTGGAGCTTGTTCTCCACCCCCGGTTGGAGGCGGCCTCCCCGGTGATCGTCGTAAGGTCGATCCGTGTCCACGCCAGCCGCCTTCGACGGCTCCCAGCTCCAACGGGAGCCGGTGATGCGCTGGCTGCGGCTGCTGGTGCCGGTGGTGCTGCTCGTCGTGATCTGGAGCGTCGCCACCTCCACTCCCACCCCGGGCCTGGACGTGGTGGGCCTGGCGTTCGCCCTGTTCGTCGTCGCCAGTGCCGGCGTCGTGGCGACCCTCTGGCGGGCGAGGCCGGTTCCGCTGGTGTTCGCGGTGGGACTGCTGGCCGCGTCGGGCGCCTTGACGTGGCTGCAATCAGGCGCCGCGATCGCCGGGATCTTCGTCGGGGTCTCGATGCTGGCGCCGCGCCTGCGCGGCCGGGCCTCGGTTCTCCTGGCGGTGCTGGCCCTGGTCTCGCTCGGGTTGCTCGCGACGACCCTGCTGCACCGGTCGGTCGCCGAGAGCCTGCTGAACGCGGTGATGATCGGCGCCTTCTACGGCATGTTCTTCCTCGCGCTGCGGCTGCGGGAGGCCCATCGTCGTACGCAGCAGTTGCTCGCCGAGCTGGAGGAGAGCCGGGCGGCGGAGGCACGCGCCGCCGGGCTGGCCGAGCGGGAGCGGCTGGCCCGCGAGATGCACGACGTCCTCGCGCATTCACTGTCCGGTCTCATCCTCCAGTTGGAAGGCGCGCGGATGCTGGCCGCCGAGGACGCCGCCGATCCACGGCTGCCGCACGCCGTCGAACGTGCGCATCACCTGGCGAAATCGGGGCTGGACGAGGCACGCCGGGCGATCGGGATGCTGCGCGGCGACGAACTGCCCGGCCCCGAAGGGCTCGGCGGGCTGGCCGCCGGTTTCACCGAAGCGCATGGGATCACCTGCCGATACACGGTCTCCGGTGCGGCGTACGCGCTCGGCGCGGAAGCGCGGGTCGCCGTCTTCCGGGTGGCCCAGGAATCGCTGACCAACGTCACGCGCCACGCCCAGCCGGAACGGGTCGAGATGACGCTGGCGTACGAGGAGCGGCTGACCCGTCTCGTGGTCGAGGACTTCGGCGTTCCACCGCCGGCCGACGCGACGCCCAAACCCGGCGAGGGCTACGGGCTGACCGGGATGCGGGAACGCGCCGAGCTGCTCGGCGGCTCGCTGATCACCGGCCCGACGGCGACCGGATTCCGGGTCGAGTTGGGGGTGCCGGCCTGATGCGCGTCCTGATCGCCGACGATCAACGGGTGGTCCGCGAGGGCCTGGCCCTGGTGCTCGGGCTGCTGCCCGACGTCGAGGTCGTCGGATCGGCGGCCGACGGGGACGAGGCGGTGGCGCTGGTCGCCGAGCTGCGTCCGGACATCGTGCTGATGGATCTGCGCATGCCGCGCTGCGACGGCGTCGAGGCCACCCGGCGGCTGCGGGCGGCGTACCCGGAGGTCAAGGTCGTGGTGCTCACGACCTATTCCGACGACCGTTCGGTGCTGGAGGCGTTGCGTGCCGGAGCGCGCGGCTATCTCACGAAGGACGCCGGCGGGCAGGAGATCCACGAGGCGCTGCGGCGCGTCCACGACAATCAGGCGGTCCTGGATCCGGCCGTCCAGCACCACCTGGTGTCGGCGGTGTCCGCGCCGTCGCCGGGTTCGCTGACGCCCCGGGAGACCGAAGTCCTCACGCTCATCGCCGAAGGGCTGTCCAACACCGAGATCGCCACGCGGCTGTTCGTCACCGAGGCGACGGTGAAGACCCACATCAACCACCTGCTCGCCAAGATCGGCGTACGCGATCGGGCCCAGGCGGTCGGGTACGCGTACCAGCAGGGGCTGATCTCCGCGCCCTGACCGGTATGGCGACTAGGTCTCTCGGGTTATCCACAGGGGATGGTGATCTTCGATGTGACCGCCTACGGTCTGGCTCATGATCGTGAACGGAGATCGGTCCGCCGCCGAGGTCCGGGTCTCCCCGGAGGTGCTGCGATCGGCGGCCGCCAGCACGACCGAGCTGGCCGGGCAGGCGAAGAGCGCGCTGCGCGACGTGTCCGACGACATGGCGTACGCCGCCGGCGCGTTGCGGGACTGGTCGACCGGCCGGGCGCTGACCGAGCTGATGGACCTCTGGGATCGTGAGGAGACGGCGTTCGGCGGGCAGCTGACCGGCTTGGCCGACGGGCTGCAGAAGTCGGCGGACAACTACGCGCACGCCGACGCCGCGAGCGCGGCGGACTTCGGGACGCTGCGATGACCGGCGGCTTCGTCGAGCTGCGCGACACCCGGTTCGTCGCGCTCGGTCAGGCCGCCGACGCGTGGCAGGCGTACGGGCGGCAGGCGGCCGCGCTGGAGGACCGGTCGGTGCAGACCCTCATCGGGCCGCTGCGCCGCTCGGGCTGGGCCGGCCCGGCCGCCTCGGCCGCCCTTCCGCAGGCGGACACCGTCGACGACCAGTTCGAGATCCGAGCCCGGACCGCGCGGCTGATCGACGTCGTCCTGGACGAGGCGTCGTCGCGCTTCGCCCAGCTTCAGTCGGCGCTGCACGACGAGGTCGAAGCGGCCCGGACCGCGGGGTTCCGCGTCGGCGAGGACGGCGTCGCCCGGCCCGCCCATGACGAGGACGGCTCGGCCGCCGACGCGTGGACCGACCGGATCGCGGCGGTCGTGAAACGGGCGGGACAGCTCGACGACCAGGTGGCCGGCGTACTGGCCGGGTTGCGCCCCGACGGGCAGGGCAAGACCGGTGCCGACGACTGGAACCGGATGTCCGACGCGGCCGAAGACGTCGCCGTCTGGCTCGGCGTCGACCCCAAACGCGTGCCCCCGCCCGGTAGCAGCCCGCAGCGGGTCGCCGACTGGTGGAAGGGCCTGAGCGACCAGCAGCGGCAGCTCTACCTCGACGCGTACCCGCAGGTGGTCGGCAACCTCGACGGGCTGCCCGCCACCGACCGCGACACCGCCAACCGGCTGGCTCTGCGCTCGCACCTGGCCGAGCTGACCACGGGTGACGGCGACGAGCGCGACCTCGAACGCAGCCGGCGGCTGCTCGACCGGCTCGAACGCAACGAATACGGCGACCCGAACGAGCAGCTGTTCCTGCTCGGCATCGACAACTCCGGGGACGGCCGGGCGATCGTGGCCGTCGGCAATCCCGACGACGCGGCCAACACCTGCGTGCTCGTGCCCGGCGTGGGGACGACACTGGACGGCATGACCGGCGAGATCGACCGCGCCACCACCATGCAGCGAGGCGCGTACGCGCAAGCCGTCGGCACCGGCGAAAGCGTCAGCGTCATCGCCTGGCTCGGCTACGACGCCCCGGAAGCCGACTGGTCGGCGATCAGCCACAAGCGTGCCGAGGCCGGCGCCCCGCTGCTCGACGGATTCGTCGACGGCCTGCACGTCACACACGGCAACGGCTCGGCCCACACCAGCGTGCTCGGCCACAGCTACGGCAGCACCGTCGTCGGCAACGCCGCGCACGACGGCAACGGCCTGGCCGCCGACGACATCATCACCGCCGGCAGCCCCGGCATGGACGTCAACACCGTGGCCGACCTGCAGATCGACCCGCAGCACGTGTGGGCCGGCGCGGCCGAGAACGACCCGATCGCCGGCCCGCTGGGCAGCATCTGGGGCATCCACGACAACGAGCCGACCGACCCCAGCTTCGGGGCCAACCGATTCCACGTCGACACCTCCGGCCACAGCGGCTACTGGGCCGCCGACAGCCAGAGCCTGGCCAACATCAGCCGGGTCGTCATCGGCGACTACGACCATGTCACCCTCGACCACGGTCACGCGCCGTGACCGCCCTCGTGGGCCGAACCCTCACCGCCCTGACCGTCATGATCACTCTGGCCGCCTGCACCACGAAGGACGACACGATGCCCACCGTGCCCACCGCCACCCTCGCCGACACGCAGGCCCAGGTGCAGAGCCGGCTGACCACGATCGTCGCCGCGCTCGCCGTGGCGGCCCCGGCGGCCGGTCACGACCCCACCCAGGCCAAGATCGGACCCGCGCCGTGCGGCGGCAGCGGGCCCGAATACCAGGTCACCGCCACCGACAGCGTCCTGCTCGACGGGGCACAGCACCGCGTCGCGCTCGCGGCTCTGCGCGACCAGCTCACCAGCCACGGGTACGCCGTCAGCAGCAGCCATGATTTCGGCGACGGCGTCGGCGGTGAACTCAACCTGCGCGACGAGGCCGGATACACCGCCACCGTCAGCAGCGGCAAAGGCAACCACGGGCTCGCCGTCATCGTGGTCTCCCCGTGCTACCGGACACCCGACGGCGACTATCCCGGTTGAGCGATCCCACGGGGTTCACCAGCTGATCCCGGCCGCCACCGGAAGATGATCGCTGCTGGTGGCCGGCAGAACCCAGGAGGCCGTCGGCTTCAAGCCTCTGACCAGGATCTGATCGATCCGCACCACCGGGAACGCCGCCGGCCAGCTGAAGCCGAAGCCGTCGCCGGCGCTGGTCTGGGCCGAGGTCATCTGCGCGGTGACTCCGGCGAAGGCACGGTCGTCCACGGTGCCGTTCATGTCTGCGAGCAACATCACCCGCGGGTTCTGCTCGGCAGCGAGGGCCGCACCGAGCGCCTGCGCGTTCCTGTCCCGCGAGTCCGTCGAGAAACCCACCTCGGGTGTCACCCGCGCGGATCCCAGGTGAGCCACATACACCGCCAGCGGACCATGGTCGGTGACGACCGTGGCACGGAGCGCCCGCAGGTAGGTCAGCGTGACCTCGGCCGGCTTCGTGCTCGCCAGCGGCCCGGCATCCTGCTGGGTGTCGACCGGCTGCACGTCCGACAGCGGCAGCTTGCTCCACAGCCCGACGGTCCCCAGCACCTCATGATGCGGGTACGCCTCCGCCAGCCCCCGCTCGTACGTGCCCAGGTCCTGCTCGGTCAGCTCGACCAGGGCCAGCACGTCCACCCCGGTGGCGGCCAGCTCGCGGGCGGTGCCGGCCGGGTCGGGATTCTCCGCGCCGACGTTGTGCTCGGCCACCGTGAGGTCGCTGCCGGGGTGGGATTTGTCGCCGAGCAGTGGGCCGAAGAGGCTCAGCCACACCACGACGGGCAGCAGCAACGCGGCCAGGGCGGAGGCGGATCGGCGCCACAACGCCCCGGCCAGCAGCACCGGAACGAACGCGCCCAGCCAGGGCAGGAAGGTCTCCACCAGGCTGCCGATGTTCCCGACCCGATTGGGGACTTGCCCGTGCAGCAGCAGGAGCAGGCCCAGCAACAGGGCCAGGGCGGCGAGCACCAGGCCGCGCTTCCACGGTCCCGGCCGGAGGACGGCGCGGATGCGCGTTTGCCAGGTCACCGAGCCGGCCTCGCGGCGGCCGATGTCCTGCCTGGTCTGTGCCGTGTCCACCTGCGTCATGGGGACCACTTCAGCAGCCGGCGTGTTACCAGGGTGTGAGCGATCACCGTGACCGGACGCGGGCTTGACCTGCCCTCATGACGCGCCGTGAGGCAAAAGTCGCGGGGCCGGCCTCGGCCGGCCCCGCGACGATCTATGCTAAATGGCGGTGACGTTGTCCGCCTGCGGGCCCTTCTGTCCTTGCTTGACCTCGAACTGGACCTTCTGGCCCTCGTCGAGCTGCCGGTAGCCACTGCTGGCAATGGCTGAGTAGTGCACGAAAACGTCAGGGCCGCCGTCGTCCTGCTGGATGAAGCCGAACCCCTTGTCGGCGTTGAACCACTTCACGGTTCCCGTTGCCATGTGCCGTCTCCCATTCGGGTGCGGAATTTAGACCTGCGAAAGAGAACGAAGGCCGTATCACTTTGACCAGTCCGCACCCGTCCACCGTAGCCCCACATCGAGTCGAAGGGGGCATCGTGTCCGACATAATCATCCCAGTTGAGATCCAGAGCCCGGCCACCGCACGGCAATTCCTCAGCGGAATGTTCGCCGACGCCTCGGCCGAGGACCCCACCGGAGACCAGCTCGTCTTCACCCCAGTGGCGCTGGTCCCGGAGATCAGCCTCTACCTGGCCGTCGACGCCATCCTGTTCTGGGCGCGGCTGGAGGCGGCGGCGAAGATGCCGCTGCCCGCACCGTTCTGGGCGTCCGCCTGGGCAGGTGGGCAGGCCGTCGCCCGCTACCTCCTCGACAACCCCGAGGCGGTCCGCGGCCAGTCGGTACTGGACATCGGCTCCGGCTCCGGGCTGGCCGCCATCGCCGCCGCCCGCGCCGGCGCCCACGTCGTGGCCAACGACATCGATCCGCTCGCCGTGGCGTCGATCAGCGTCAACGCCGAGGCCAACGCCACCGAGGTGACGCCGCACCTGGGCGACATGCTGGGTGGGACCGGCTACGAGGCCGACGTCGTCCTGGTCGGCGACGCGTTCTACAACGAGGAGATCGCCGCGGTCCTCCTGCCGTACCTGCGGCGGGTGCTGGCCGCCGGCGGGCGGGTCCTCATCGGCGACCCCGGCCGCGGCTACCGGCCCGAGCAGGGCATGGACCTGCTGGCGACCTATCGCCACCCGGACATCGGCACCTTCGGCGACTCCAATCTCGACGAGGTCCAGGTCTTCGAACTCCGCCCCGACCTGGCCTAGACCGCTACGCCGCCGGACCCGGCAGCCCAAGCCTGCTCTGCCGGCTACGCGGGCTCTGGCGGCCACGCGGGCTCTGCTGGCTACGCGGGCGGATCAGGGATCTGGGTCGAATCACGGTCCAAGATTCGACCCAGATCCCTGATCTCGTTTCATCCTGAACGCTGCAGGTGGTTGTGTGTTGCGTGATTCGGGTGGTGGGCTGTGGGGGCAGCTCACCACCCGATGATCTTTGTGGAGATCTTTTGCCCGGGTGGGTTCATCGTGGGTTTTCGATCTGGGTGAGGATCATCAGGGCTCGCAGGAGTCTGGTGGCGTTGCGGTGGCGCATGCGCAGGCAGGTCAGGATGCGCCAGTTTTTCAGGTAGCCGAAGGGGTGCTCGTTGGCGGCGCGTTCGGCGTTGATGACCTGGTTGGTGAAGGTTTCGGTGGCGGTCAGCGGCCGGTTGGGGTGGGGCCGGCGGCCGGTGATGATGATCGGCTGGTCGGGGTCGTGGTTGGCGTCTTTGGCCAGGCCGCTGTAGGCGAGGTCGGCGATGGCGGCCAGGCCGGAGCGCTGGAGCTGGGCGGGTAGCCGGTCGGCGCGGGCGGCGGTGGCGTCGTGGGTGCGTCCAGGTCGGGCTTTGGACAGCCATAGCAGGTGTCCGGCGGGGCTGACCAGGGCCGTGAATTGCAGTCCGTGGGCGTGGTGTTTGCCGCTGTAGGTGTTGCGTCCGGCCGGGCCGTGTCGGCGGGTGGACCGGATGAGGGTGGCGTCGAGCAGTACATATTCGACGCCGGTGCGTGCGGCGCGGTGCAAGACCCGGTCCAGGCGGGGTGCTCGGGCGGCCAGGATCGTGATGACCTGCTGGACCCAGCGACGCACGGTCGACGCTGACACGTCGTTGCCACCGCCCAGGTCGGCCAGGCGTTGGTCGTGGCGCAGGTGCCCGAGCACGATC
This genomic interval carries:
- a CDS encoding alpha/beta hydrolase, with amino-acid sequence MTGGFVELRDTRFVALGQAADAWQAYGRQAAALEDRSVQTLIGPLRRSGWAGPAASAALPQADTVDDQFEIRARTARLIDVVLDEASSRFAQLQSALHDEVEAARTAGFRVGEDGVARPAHDEDGSAADAWTDRIAAVVKRAGQLDDQVAGVLAGLRPDGQGKTGADDWNRMSDAAEDVAVWLGVDPKRVPPPGSSPQRVADWWKGLSDQQRQLYLDAYPQVVGNLDGLPATDRDTANRLALRSHLAELTTGDGDERDLERSRRLLDRLERNEYGDPNEQLFLLGIDNSGDGRAIVAVGNPDDAANTCVLVPGVGTTLDGMTGEIDRATTMQRGAYAQAVGTGESVSVIAWLGYDAPEADWSAISHKRAEAGAPLLDGFVDGLHVTHGNGSAHTSVLGHSYGSTVVGNAAHDGNGLAADDIITAGSPGMDVNTVADLQIDPQHVWAGAAENDPIAGPLGSIWGIHDNEPTDPSFGANRFHVDTSGHSGYWAADSQSLANISRVVIGDYDHVTLDHGHAP
- a CDS encoding class I SAM-dependent methyltransferase yields the protein MSDIIIPVEIQSPATARQFLSGMFADASAEDPTGDQLVFTPVALVPEISLYLAVDAILFWARLEAAAKMPLPAPFWASAWAGGQAVARYLLDNPEAVRGQSVLDIGSGSGLAAIAAARAGAHVVANDIDPLAVASISVNAEANATEVTPHLGDMLGGTGYEADVVLVGDAFYNEEIAAVLLPYLRRVLAAGGRVLIGDPGRGYRPEQGMDLLATYRHPDIGTFGDSNLDEVQVFELRPDLA
- a CDS encoding endonuclease/exonuclease/phosphatase family protein gives rise to the protein MTQVDTAQTRQDIGRREAGSVTWQTRIRAVLRPGPWKRGLVLAALALLLGLLLLLHGQVPNRVGNIGSLVETFLPWLGAFVPVLLAGALWRRSASALAALLLPVVVWLSLFGPLLGDKSHPGSDLTVAEHNVGAENPDPAGTARELAATGVDVLALVELTEQDLGTYERGLAEAYPHHEVLGTVGLWSKLPLSDVQPVDTQQDAGPLASTKPAEVTLTYLRALRATVVTDHGPLAVYVAHLGSARVTPEVGFSTDSRDRNAQALGAALAAEQNPRVMLLADMNGTVDDRAFAGVTAQMTSAQTSAGDGFGFSWPAAFPVVRIDQILVRGLKPTASWVLPATSSDHLPVAAGISW
- a CDS encoding cold-shock protein, with amino-acid sequence MATGTVKWFNADKGFGFIQQDDGGPDVFVHYSAIASSGYRQLDEGQKVQFEVKQGQKGPQADNVTAI
- a CDS encoding sensor histidine kinase; this translates as MSTPAAFDGSQLQREPVMRWLRLLVPVVLLVVIWSVATSTPTPGLDVVGLAFALFVVASAGVVATLWRARPVPLVFAVGLLAASGALTWLQSGAAIAGIFVGVSMLAPRLRGRASVLLAVLALVSLGLLATTLLHRSVAESLLNAVMIGAFYGMFFLALRLREAHRRTQQLLAELEESRAAEARAAGLAERERLAREMHDVLAHSLSGLILQLEGARMLAAEDAADPRLPHAVERAHHLAKSGLDEARRAIGMLRGDELPGPEGLGGLAAGFTEAHGITCRYTVSGAAYALGAEARVAVFRVAQESLTNVTRHAQPERVEMTLAYEERLTRLVVEDFGVPPPADATPKPGEGYGLTGMRERAELLGGSLITGPTATGFRVELGVPA
- a CDS encoding response regulator, whose product is MIGVLVVDDDFRVAALHSSFVDKVPGFGSVGVAHTAAAAVADCERLRPELVLLDQYLPDGLGTGIVRRLDADVIMLTAAGDAGSVRSALSTGALNYLVKPFTAAQLWERLLAYARFRGHLAGDRDLDQAEIDRAVAMLHDADAPTGALPKGRSAVTAQRILEALRAAPGPVTAIDVADVTGVSRATAQRYLADLAHSGRIELNLRYGSTGRPEHLYRWRGGRTA
- a CDS encoding response regulator; the encoded protein is MMRVLIADDQRVVREGLALVLGLLPDVEVVGSAADGDEAVALVAELRPDIVLMDLRMPRCDGVEATRRLRAAYPEVKVVVLTTYSDDRSVLEALRAGARGYLTKDAGGQEIHEALRRVHDNQAVLDPAVQHHLVSAVSAPSPGSLTPRETEVLTLIAEGLSNTEIATRLFVTEATVKTHINHLLAKIGVRDRAQAVGYAYQQGLISAP
- a CDS encoding WXG100 family type VII secretion target, which produces MIVNGDRSAAEVRVSPEVLRSAAASTTELAGQAKSALRDVSDDMAYAAGALRDWSTGRALTELMDLWDREETAFGGQLTGLADGLQKSADNYAHADAASAADFGTLR
- a CDS encoding transposase family protein, which produces MKTTPIRAEGSPAVYQVKLNLSSATVTAVVRAITLYRTTVGSRWRKKTDYQAALIVLGHLRHDQRLADLGGGNDVSASTVRRWVQQVITILAARAPRLDRVLHRAARTGVEYVLLDATLIRSTRRHGPAGRNTYSGKHHAHGLQFTALVSPAGHLLWLSKARPGRTHDATAARADRLPAQLQRSGLAAIADLAYSGLAKDANHDPDQPIIITGRRPHPNRPLTATETFTNQVINAERAANEHPFGYLKNWRILTCLRMRHRNATRLLRALMILTQIENPR